The Methanothermobacter tenebrarum DNA segment TGGCTTTAAACCCCTCTTTTTCATATCCTCTTTCATCCTTTTTCCTTTACCTGCTGCTGTTATAATCCCTGATACCATCATCATTTCACGTTGGTATTAATCTGAGTATCTTAGCATATATTACCATGCTTGGACCTGATCCTTCAGTCCACATGATTATCATTATGGGATATTTTCCATCATTGTATACTTTAACATCTGTTGCCGGGTCGAAACCATATATGAGGGCGAAGTATCCCCAGCTTATACCTGTGGGTGTGGGTAATCCAGCCTTTGCAACAGCATCCCTAAGTGCCCTTGCTGGTGGACATGTACCATGCGAAGCATACCCACCGGGGGCCTTCGGATCCCTGGATGAAGTGAACTGGACTGTATCCTTTCCAGATGAACTTGTCCCAGGCGGCACTATAGTACCGTTCCATGCTTTTACGAATTCTCTTGCATTGTATTCCCTGTTTATATCATCATATTCTGGGAAGGATTCAAGTTGGCTTGTGGCTGTTGCAATCTCCTCCACCTTGTAATGGCGCATGTAAGCCATGATAGGGGTGCCTGCAGGGTATTGTTCCATGTATTTTTTCGTGTTTTCACCGAAGAATCTAGTTATCTGATCGGGTGGCACTTCTAGTCTGCCATCACTAAAATTAGAAAGTGAAAAGTCTATGGGTATCCTGTCGCCCACCTTCGATTCATTGTACCACTCTTTGAGTTCTGTGGTATTTATATAATCAGAATGTATATTACCTATCCCCTCAGGTGATACCGTCTTTATCGTCTTATTTTTTTGCATGATAGCTATACCATCCTTTGTTTTAATGGCATAAGTGTAAGGTGTCTTGTAAGCCCATATGAAGTCTGCTGGTGGTTGTACAACTAGCTGGTCTCCTTTTATTGTTAACATCCCCGGACCCTCAAATTGGGAGGCTCTTCCACCAACTTCAACACCCTCCGTAATTTCCTTGATTGGTGTCATCATAGTCCCAGTGAATAGACCATAAATGACCGCGCCTATATCTCTATCTTCTATGTTCTCGATTAGATAATCTGGGTGTATGATTAGTGGTTCCTTTCTTATCTTGGCAGGGTCTGCTACTTGCATCCCACTCACTACCGTACTTCCTATGGGTAGGCTGCTTATCTCCTCAGGATCCTGTGGGGGTATACTATTCTGTATATGATAGTCTATTGGGGCCATTACAACAACTATTAATATTAGTATGACTATCAGGGTCCTAGGATCCTTTAAGGATGGTCTTAGCATATTTATAACCCCCTTCTCCTATTATTAGGATAGTATCATCTTCATCTGCATATTCCAGGGCTTTTTGGATTGCCTCTTTTACTTGTTGGTGGCTTGCCCCCAATGTCCCCCTTTTTATTTTTTGTCTACTAGAGTTTATATGTATGATCCTTGATTTTGTATGAGCTGATGCTTTCCTTGCATTATATGATGCAGGTATTACGATGTCGGCATTTGAGAGTATCCTTGCTATCTCCTTGTCACCTTCTATTCCACTCTCAGAAGAAATCGTATTCACTACTATTATCTTTCCAAGAGTTTCTTCTTTTACTAGTTGCATTATCGCCCTAACACCAGCAGGATTATGAGCATAATCTATAATTATCCTAGGCTTTTCTTTTATTATTTCATGTCTTCCGCTGGCACCCTTGAATGAACTTATACCCTTAATTATATACTTGGGGTCTATGCCTAGGGTTAGGCTGGCGGCCGCCGCCGCAAGACTATTATATACGTTGAAAAGTCCGCCTATTTTGAGTTTAATTGTCCCATCTACTATATTTAATCTGAACTTGTCCTTTTCTACTTGGGTGGCTTTAACTTCTGGTTGCGGTCTCTTGTAACCGCATGTACAATAGTAGTCTCCGAGGTGGCCTAGGAATCTCCTCTTGTATTTTAGGGGTTTGCCACAGTATGGGCATTCTCGATCCTCTGGGAATACCTCAAATGGGTGTTTGAGTGATTCTATGCCATAGAATGTTACTCTGTCTTTTGGGAGGTTGTTGGCGAAACTTGCTACTATTGGATCATCTGCATTTAATATGATGTGTTGGGCGACATCTATGATTTCCCTTTTACATTTTATGTATGTTGGGAAGTCCTCTGGTGGTAGATGGTCCCTTGAAATGTTTGTTATAATAGCTATTTTGACTTTACTGTCTTTGGCTGTCTTTTTTATCTCACCTGGTCTCCCGAATGTTCCTATTTCAACTACTGCTATGTCACCTTCTAGTCTTGCTTGTAGGGCTGGTATTAGTTCAGTATTTCCTTGGATGTTAAGATGGTGTTCAGGAACCTTGTATCCAGCCACTCTTAGGATGTTTTTTAGGATATTTGTGGTTGTGGTTTTGCCATTGGTCCCAGTGACGCCCACAACTGGCTTTTTAACCTTACAAGATGCTATGATGTCCTCAACCGTTATGATCTTTTTTCCTTTTATGAGTTGAAGTATATTCTCATTTTCTAATAGGCTTGGCGCTACTGCTATCTTATCAGCACCTTTTATTATTTCGGGGTTGTGGCCTCCGAGGTCTAGTTTGATGCCTTCTGCTTCGAAGATCTTGCGTAGGGGTGTTTCTTTGCGAATGTCTGAGACTGTTACTATCCCCTTTTTTGCAAGTATTCTTGCCATTAGGCTGCCTACTGTCCCGCAACCCCCAAGTACTACTATATTCTCCATCTTAGAAGTTCTCCTTGTAATCTTTTATAGCCCTTTGGATGTCCTTTTTCACGTTTTGGTAAGCGTTAACAACACCAGGACCCATATGGATTATGGTATCCCCTTTTTCAGAATTTTCTAGGGCCTTTTTGATGGATTTGTAGACGTTTTCTACTATTATGGTTTTTGTGGTGTTCGCTCCCCTGGCGACTTCTTCAGCAGCTTTCCAGTCTATTTCTTCTGTTGTTTCATTTTTAGCGCTTACAATGAGAATGTCAGCCGCCTTTGCGAGTGTTCTGCCTATCTTGAATTTGTCCCGGACTGTTAAAGTGTCGGGGTTGTCAAGGCTTATTATAAGCCTACCATCAAATTCCAAGCCATCAAATAATTTTTCCATGCTCTCAGGGTTATGAGCAGCGTCCATGTAAACTTTAACACCATCAAACTCGCCTATGATCTCGAAACGACCTCTTATACCCTCGAATTGGCCTATACGCTCTTTTAAATAGTCTATGTCGAAGCCTAGTATGAGTCCTGTTGTAATGGCTGCTAGTGCATTTTCAACATTAAATATCCCTGGAACCTTCAAAGTTACTCTTTCCTTGTATGGTCCGAAATATTCTCGTCTGAAATCTCCACATCCACATTTTATGTTCCCACACCTTTCACAGACGATTGTAGGTATTCTCCCAATTGTGAGGGTGAATTCTGATCCTTTGAGACCGTTTAATCTGATATTCTCGGCTTTAACATCAACTGGTAAAGGTCTTGTCACATAACTTTTACCATGAAATTCCACCTTCCTCTTTCTGCCCACGCTATAGATGATATGGGGCGATTTTAGCTCACTTGTGAGCTTGTTTATTATGGGATCGTCCCCGTTGAGTATGAGCAATCCCCTTTGGTTGATAAGATCTTTGATGAGAAAGTTACGCTTGATATAATCGTTATAATCTTTAAATTCGTCGAGGTGGTCTGGGGTGAGGGTGGTTATAATACCAGCGCATAATTCAAGGCCTTGTGTCATCCTTATGGTACCATGTGGCAGTTCAAAAACTGCAAATTCGCCCTTACCTATTTTATTCTCTATTAGTAGGTCGACTAGACCTTCAATGACAAGGGAATCTTCTAATGATGAAAAGGATATTGTGGGATGCTGTCCTTCTATGATATGTTTTATCATGTTTGTGGTTGTGGTTTTACCATCTGTGCCCGCCACCCCTATCATCGGAATTTTAATAAAAGAGTTGAGCATCTTCCCAATCATAGAAGGTGTTATATACTCGATCTCCTTTTCTGTCTTCTTTATTAGTTTGTATATTATAGAATTTTTGGGGATGTTGGGTGAAATGAAGATTGAATCTGCCCATTCTATTTCCTTGGGATGATGTCCCCCAAAATGGAATCTTATACCATTTTTTTGCATCTCTTTTATCCTCTTTTTGGCCTTTGGGGGCAATTTTTCGAATTCTTTGATTTCTGTGACTAGCACTTCATTGCCAAGGTGGTGTAGTAGTTTTGCAGTGGGTCTGCCTGCGTTCCCTGCGCCGACCACTAGTATTTTTCTATTTTTCATTGTCTCACCATCTTTTCTATACCTTCTTGGATTTTTATGATTTTTTTCTGTCCATTACCCCCTATGAGTATTCTCTTGTATTTCCTGCTAAGATTTTTTAGTAATTTGATGATCTCATTGGTGTCTTTTGCGGTTAGCACTTTTGATGGTAAGTTCTTTGCATGTTCTAGGCTGATATTTACTGTGTCTTCGAGGCCTGGGAATAGTACTAAAATTTTTGGGGGTTTTTTGCCTATTTCTTGGAGTGTTTCGAATCTCCAGTCTTCGTTTTTTCTTGGGGTTCCTAGGAATATAATATCAAAATCAGTTTCTTGTAGTATTGTTTTCATGGCTGAGGGGTTGTCGATTTTCCCTATGATGATATTTGCATCATTGAATTTATAATTTTTTATACGCCCCTTTGGGGCTTCGAAATCACCTAGAGTGGAGTTTATTATACTTTCTGGCGCGCCTAATAGTCTGGCCGCTTCCGCGGCAGCTCCAGCGTTTAATTTGTTGAATTTCCCGAATAATTTGAGTTTTCCATTGTATGCACTGTATAGTATTGAATTTGGGGTTTTTAATTGGAGTGATAATGGGTCTTCCTTGTTGAGCAAGACCTTTTTTCCTTCTATGAACCTTCTGAGGCTCTTTTTGTAGTTTTTGATGGTTTTGTGGTGGTTCATGTGGTCTCGGCCTATGTTGGTTAGGATTATGAGGTTTAGGTTGAAGCATTGGTCCGCAAAATCTAGTGTCATGTCACATATTTCCACGACTATTATATCGTATTTTTTTTCTGAGGCTTTTAGTATGAGTTCTGTGTAACCTTGGAATCCTCCTCCAGCGTTACCACCTACTAGGACTTTTTTACCCCAGTTTTCTAGTATTTTTGTTATCATGAGGGCTGTTGTTGTTTTGCCGTTTGTTCCTGTGACCCCTATGGTATATGGTTTTTTGTGGTCTTCTAGGATTTTGCAGAGTAGTTTGTCTTCTATTTTCTTTTTGAGTGGTGATGAATAAAGGCTTGGGCTTAGAATTACGGCGTCGCATGCTCTTATTTTTTCCAGGTCATGGAAGCCCAAGTCTACTTCAATATCTTCTAGGCCCTCCAAATTTAGGTTGGTGTTGATGTCGGTGGCGTATACTTCGTATCCACGCTTTCTAAGTGATTTAACGGCTTTTCTGCCTTCGACGCCTAATCCTATCACTGCGAATTTCATGATGGGACACCAGAATAAGGGTTACAATCAGTAAGACTTTTTTTATCCTGTTTGGATTGTTGAGATTCCGCCATTTTTTTCTACTGTGAATGTGTGGTCTGCGAGGTTTTCTAGTTCTTCTTCATGGGATACTATTATTATCTGTGAGCATTCTAATTCATCTAATATTTCTCTGAATTTTAGGAGTTGTTCTTTACTAAATCCGTCTGTTGGCTCGTCTAGTATGAGTATGTCTGATTTTATTGAGGAGTATCTTTGAATGATGGTGTTTAGTGCTAGTCTGTATGCTAGTGCTACGCTTGTTTTTTCTCCTCCACTGAGGTGCTCTATGTCTTGTTCGTAGCCTCCTTGTTCTATGATGGGTGTGAAGTTTTCGTCTATTCTCACTGTTTTTTCATTGTCTTCTACGAGTTTTTGGAACCAGCGTTGGAAGTGGCTGTTGAATTCTTGGTTCATTTGTAGCATTACATGGGTTTCGATGTCGTGTAGTGTTGGTATGAAGTATTCTTTGAGCCATTTAACATACTCTTTTAGCCTTTTTATGGATCTTTTTATCTTTTCTTTTTCTTTTATCTGTTCTTCCAATTCTCTGATTTCTTTTTTTATCCTTTTGAGCGCTCCAAGGTTTCTTTGGCGTTCATTTTCACATTCTCTTATCCTTTCCATGATTTGGTCTAGTTTATTCTGGTTTTGGTCTCTTTTTTCTTTTATTTTATCTTTTTTCTCTAGTATTTTGTCTAGTTTTTTGATTTTTTCCTTTGCGGATTCTATTTGGTTTGTTTTTTCCTTTATGATTCTTTTGTTTTCTTGGTATTCCATGTTTTGGGTTGGTTTTAGTTTCTTGATCATTTCTTGATGTGATCTTATGGAGGCTTTTATGTTGGCTATTTTTTCTTTTAATCTGTCTCTCTCACCCTCTAATTCACTCTCTTCGGTTTTAAGCCGTTTCATCTCATCCTGTATGCCTGATTTCGCTCTTATGCTCTCTTCTAGGCTTTTTATCATCCTTTTTATATTTTTTGTTTTTTCTTGGATTTTTTCTATCGCTTTATTATTTTTTTGGCAGGTTTGTTCCTTGTCTTCTAGTTTTTCTTTGAGGCTTTCTAGTTCTCTTTTGGCGTTTTCATATTCTCTTATTTCTTCTTTGAGCTTCTTTTTTTCTTTTATTTTTCTCTCGTATTCTTTTTTTGTTTTTTCAAGTTCTTTTTTCTGCTCTTGTTTTTCTTTGAGTTTCTTTTTGATCTTGGACGGGTTGACTGGGGCTCCGCATGTTGGACAAGTTTTTTCTTCTTTTATTGAGGAGTAGTCATTTATCTTAGCGTTGATTTCCCCTATTTTTTCCTCTGTTATCCCTATTTTTTTCCTGTATTTTTCTATGATTTCTTCGACTTCTGTTAGGCTTTGAGTGGATGGTTTTTTAATCCTTTCCAAGCTTTTGATTTTTTTGGTGATCGTGGATTGTTCCTTTTTGATTTTTTCGTTGTCTTTTTGGATTTCTTGAAGTCTTTCTAGATGCTCTTGCTTTTGTTTTTTCAGGTTTTCTAATTGGTTTTTGCCTAGTAGTATGTTCTCATAGTCTTCTTGTATGTTCTCTATTCCCCTTTTTATAATTTCTAGGGATTCTTCTACCCTTTTTAGTCTCTTTTCTTGTTTTGATTTTTCTTTTTCTTTTTCCTCTTTTTCTAGAATGTGTCTTCTGTACTCTTCTTCTATCCTCTCATTTTTCTTCTTGGCTTCTTCTATCTGCTCCCTTATAATATTAATCTTCTCTATCAGACTTTTTTTCTTGCTTTCAGCATATTTTACCTTTTCATATTTCATTTCTAACTCTTCGAGGTTGTATTCTACAAGTTTTCTCTTCTCTTCTAGTTTTTCCTTCTCATCTTCTATTTTTCTGATTAAAAGCTCATACCTTTGCATTTCATCTTCACTGTCATCTTTCTTATCCTTTAATTTTTGTAGGTCGTGTATTCTCTCCTTGAGCCCATCAGCCCTTTTTCCAATCCTAGCCGCCACCATATTAGCGTTATTTATGGCTATCTTATAATCTTCCAATCTTAGAGCCTTTCTAATAGTCTTAAGCCGATCTTCAGGGTTCATGTTTATTATATTTTTCATCTCCTCTTGTGGGGTGAAAACAGCATACCTGTAAATGCGGCTTTTTGCACGCGGATTCAAAGGCTCATTATACTTTAATTTCTCAAGTATCTTGTCCTTCATCTCTGTCGGTCTCAAGTTCATCCTACCATTCTCTGTCTCAATATAACATTCACCCTGGCTTATACTCCCATTAGTCCTTCTAAGACTCCTATAAACAGTGCAGGTTTTACCATCCACTTGGAATGTTAAGGACACATAACCCCTATTCGAACCCAGACGGAGCAGACCAGCCCCTCGTTGACCGCCAAGACCAAAAAGGGCGAACTCAACCGCTAAAAGTATTGTTGTCTTACCAGAGCCGATATCACCCTTAATAAATGTAACACCAGTAGAAAAGTCTATCCTCGCCTCCCTATAACTTCGAATATTTTTAAGTTCCAAAGATTTGATGATCATAAAAGATCACCTAGGGACTTATCAAGTGACAATACACGAAGAGCATCACGAAACATCCCATCCTCATAATCTATTCTGCGCTCATTAGGTTTCCTATCCCGCTTCAAAACATCCAAAAGTTCCTTGGCAACATCAACATCACACTCTCTGAGAACATCCAAGTTTTCCCTGTTCTCCTTGAAAAGGATCTTTTCAATCTTTGAAGCATCCTGATCAAACCTAACCCTTATCCGCCGTCTTTCACGGCGCTTGAGGCCATGCCGGTTTATGTTAACATGTAAAGCCCCCATCTCCATGAGCAGATTCCTTATCCTTAAAGGATCTATATCGGCTGTTTTACCTGATGAAAGCTCCCCCAAAATCTTCACCATAACGAGCTTATCCTCAACATCACAAACTTGTAGCTTGGAAATTATATCATCCATAGCCTCCTGGGAGCCTTTACCTGTAACATCATATTCAAAATAGGCATATTTAACAAAATCCAATGGCATAAAATTCGTACTCTGGATAGTATCATCAAATTCTATAATATAAAATCCCCGCTGTTTGCCATTGGCATTTGCTTCAAGATCAGTTGCATATGATCCAAACAATGGCCCAGGATAGACTATCAGACCATAATCTTCTTCATATTTTTCTATCCTCTCATGTAGGTGACCCCCCGCATAATAATCAAAGCCTTGGGGGAAAAGGTTTAATGGGATGGATTCCATCTCTGAAAGATATGCTGGTTTAAATTCTGTTATGGCACTATGAAAAAGGAATATCTTAAACCCTTCCTCGGCTTCTAATGGGCCCCTGTCAAGGTATCTGAACTGTTCTATTTCCATACTCATTCTACGGGCTGATATACCCGTAAGTTTCGCCCCAGTCACTGGGTCCGCGGTAAAATCAAGAGTATACCCTTTTTCTTCTCGGCGGATCTTGTCCACCCTTTTTAGTAAACCCGCGCTTTCAAGCACGTCAATCATTGATGTTCTGGTTGGACTGTAATCATGACTCCCATAACATACATATACCGGTATTTTAGCCTCTTTGAGACCTCTTAATATTTTAGCGACTCCCTTGACAACTTCCATATTGGGTATGTTAGAATGGAATAGATCCCCTGATATTAGGATAAAATCAACCTTTGAATCGATGGACCTCTTGATGGCCCTTTCAAAACTTTCAAGTTCTAGCCTTTTAAGTTCTGTGTATCTATGCGCCCCAAGGTGACAGTCTGCTAAATGAGCGAATCTATACATAATCTGCACCTCTTATAAGTCCTCGGGAGATAGGAGTGGGGGTTTCTCCTTTGTTTCACTTATTTTGTCTTTGACATGTTCTTCGAAAAGCGGTATTTTGATGGGTACTGCGAATTTTGTGAATATGCTAGTCACTATAGCCTCTCCCCTGTCAAGACTTGCTATTGCCCGGTTATCATCTGATAAGTCTTGTGATGCGCTTGCTATGATCTCGGATCGTTCT contains these protein-coding regions:
- a CDS encoding Mur ligase family protein, giving the protein MENIVVLGGCGTVGSLMARILAKKGIVTVSDIRKETPLRKIFEAEGIKLDLGGHNPEIIKGADKIAVAPSLLENENILQLIKGKKIITVEDIIASCKVKKPVVGVTGTNGKTTTTNILKNILRVAGYKVPEHHLNIQGNTELIPALQARLEGDIAVVEIGTFGRPGEIKKTAKDSKVKIAIITNISRDHLPPEDFPTYIKCKREIIDVAQHIILNADDPIVASFANNLPKDRVTFYGIESLKHPFEVFPEDRECPYCGKPLKYKRRFLGHLGDYYCTCGYKRPQPEVKATQVEKDKFRLNIVDGTIKLKIGGLFNVYNSLAAAAASLTLGIDPKYIIKGISSFKGASGRHEIIKEKPRIIIDYAHNPAGVRAIMQLVKEETLGKIIVVNTISSESGIEGDKEIARILSNADIVIPASYNARKASAHTKSRIIHINSSRQKIKRGTLGASHQQVKEAIQKALEYADEDDTILIIGEGGYKYAKTILKGS
- a CDS encoding Mur ligase family protein; the protein is MKNRKILVVGAGNAGRPTAKLLHHLGNEVLVTEIKEFEKLPPKAKKRIKEMQKNGIRFHFGGHHPKEIEWADSIFISPNIPKNSIIYKLIKKTEKEIEYITPSMIGKMLNSFIKIPMIGVAGTDGKTTTTNMIKHIIEGQHPTISFSSLEDSLVIEGLVDLLIENKIGKGEFAVFELPHGTIRMTQGLELCAGIITTLTPDHLDEFKDYNDYIKRNFLIKDLINQRGLLILNGDDPIINKLTSELKSPHIIYSVGRKRKVEFHGKSYVTRPLPVDVKAENIRLNGLKGSEFTLTIGRIPTIVCERCGNIKCGCGDFRREYFGPYKERVTLKVPGIFNVENALAAITTGLILGFDIDYLKERIGQFEGIRGRFEIIGEFDGVKVYMDAAHNPESMEKLFDGLEFDGRLIISLDNPDTLTVRDKFKIGRTLAKAADILIVSAKNETTEEIDWKAAEEVARGANTTKTIIVENVYKSIKKALENSEKGDTIIHMGPGVVNAYQNVKKDIQRAIKDYKENF
- a CDS encoding Mur ligase family protein; amino-acid sequence: MKFAVIGLGVEGRKAVKSLRKRGYEVYATDINTNLNLEGLEDIEVDLGFHDLEKIRACDAVILSPSLYSSPLKKKIEDKLLCKILEDHKKPYTIGVTGTNGKTTTALMITKILENWGKKVLVGGNAGGGFQGYTELILKASEKKYDIIVVEICDMTLDFADQCFNLNLIILTNIGRDHMNHHKTIKNYKKSLRRFIEGKKVLLNKEDPLSLQLKTPNSILYSAYNGKLKLFGKFNKLNAGAAAEAARLLGAPESIINSTLGDFEAPKGRIKNYKFNDANIIIGKIDNPSAMKTILQETDFDIIFLGTPRKNEDWRFETLQEIGKKPPKILVLFPGLEDTVNISLEHAKNLPSKVLTAKDTNEIIKLLKNLSRKYKRILIGGNGQKKIIKIQEGIEKMVRQ
- a CDS encoding AAA family ATPase; the protein is MIIKSLELKNIRSYREARIDFSTGVTFIKGDIGSGKTTILLAVEFALFGLGGQRGAGLLRLGSNRGYVSLTFQVDGKTCTVYRSLRRTNGSISQGECYIETENGRMNLRPTEMKDKILEKLKYNEPLNPRAKSRIYRYAVFTPQEEMKNIINMNPEDRLKTIRKALRLEDYKIAINNANMVAARIGKRADGLKERIHDLQKLKDKKDDSEDEMQRYELLIRKIEDEKEKLEEKRKLVEYNLEELEMKYEKVKYAESKKKSLIEKINIIREQIEEAKKKNERIEEEYRRHILEKEEKEKEKSKQEKRLKRVEESLEIIKRGIENIQEDYENILLGKNQLENLKKQKQEHLERLQEIQKDNEKIKKEQSTITKKIKSLERIKKPSTQSLTEVEEIIEKYRKKIGITEEKIGEINAKINDYSSIKEEKTCPTCGAPVNPSKIKKKLKEKQEQKKELEKTKKEYERKIKEKKKLKEEIREYENAKRELESLKEKLEDKEQTCQKNNKAIEKIQEKTKNIKRMIKSLEESIRAKSGIQDEMKRLKTEESELEGERDRLKEKIANIKASIRSHQEMIKKLKPTQNMEYQENKRIIKEKTNQIESAKEKIKKLDKILEKKDKIKEKRDQNQNKLDQIMERIRECENERQRNLGALKRIKKEIRELEEQIKEKEKIKRSIKRLKEYVKWLKEYFIPTLHDIETHVMLQMNQEFNSHFQRWFQKLVEDNEKTVRIDENFTPIIEQGGYEQDIEHLSGGEKTSVALAYRLALNTIIQRYSSIKSDILILDEPTDGFSKEQLLKFREILDELECSQIIIVSHEEELENLADHTFTVEKNGGISTIQTG
- a CDS encoding DNA repair exonuclease yields the protein MYRFAHLADCHLGAHRYTELKRLELESFERAIKRSIDSKVDFILISGDLFHSNIPNMEVVKGVAKILRGLKEAKIPVYVCYGSHDYSPTRTSMIDVLESAGLLKRVDKIRREEKGYTLDFTADPVTGAKLTGISARRMSMEIEQFRYLDRGPLEAEEGFKIFLFHSAITEFKPAYLSEMESIPLNLFPQGFDYYAGGHLHERIEKYEEDYGLIVYPGPLFGSYATDLEANANGKQRGFYIIEFDDTIQSTNFMPLDFVKYAYFEYDVTGKGSQEAMDDIISKLQVCDVEDKLVMVKILGELSSGKTADIDPLRIRNLLMEMGALHVNINRHGLKRRERRRIRVRFDQDASKIEKILFKENRENLDVLRECDVDVAKELLDVLKRDRKPNERRIDYEDGMFRDALRVLSLDKSLGDLL